The genomic segment GCTTTAGGAGGGAAACTTATGGAATGGAATTATGAAGGAGATAGAGGACCAGATAAGTGGAAAAATATTTGTTCAGCTTTTTATCAAGCAGAAACAGGAAGTTTGCAATCGCCAATAGCGCTCAATGACGATCCGCAACTATTATCTATCAGTCAGGATCTATTAACTTTTAACTACAGTAAAACGGTTTTTGAAACGTCTTTTTTTAATCACACAGTTCATTTGTCACCAAAAACAAAAGAAAAAACAAATATTATTGAATTTAATCATAAAAAATATTTTTTAGAAGACCTACATTTTCATTTGCCAAGTGAACACGAAATCAATCAAAAATCATTTCCACTTGAATTTCATCTTGTTCATCGTTCGGTACATAATGAGCTTCTTGTTGTTGGAGTAACCGTGTTGCCTTCTGAACGGCCTATAAACACAACTTTAGCAGCATTAGATGACAAAGCTTTAAATGCTGGAGGAGGTTTGAGTGTTCCAATTGATCTAGATCGTTTGTTACCTGAAAACAAACAGTTCTATCACTACACAGGATCGTTAACAACGCCGCCAACTTCAGGTCCAGTTGAATGGATCGTATTCCGTCAGCAATCTTTTATGAGGCAAGGATTGCTTCAAGCTTTCAAGAAGAATATCGGAAAAACAAACCGACCATTACAGCCAATAAAGAATAGACCTATTTATTTATCGATTGACGAATAGTTAGCAAAAGTTTGTATTTCTCTTGACACAAAAGCAATCAACTAGTAAGATTGCTTTAATAGAAAAACGACAAAGGAGTTCTGATGATGCGTATCCACCTATCTAATCGTGTACAAATGAATAGCAGTTGGCAAAGCCAAGATAGATAGGTTGATCCATGAGAACGCTCATAGATACAACCTTCAGTATACTGAATGTATGTATCTATGTTGGTTTATTTGAAGATATATTTTACTTCCGATCCACATAGAGAGAATAGTTATTCTATTTCTATGTGGTTTTTGTTTGCTAAAACAGCTACCACGCATTTTGTGGCAGCTGTTTTTTTTATAATCTACTTTTGGGGTGATGATTAGAATGGAAAAGAAACGATGGCGATTTTGTTGAGCATAATCATATAAGAATGAATAACTACTGGAGGATAAAAAATGAAAAAAATGTTTGGTTTTATTATTTGTTTGACGGCACTTCTAACGGTTGCTTTTTTTACTACTTCAAATGAAACAACAACTCCTGATAATGATGTACCAATGGTTGGGATTTTACAATTAACGAGTCACCCGGCTCTAGATCTTATTTATCAAGGAACGGTAGACGCTTTAAATGAAGCAGGTTATATCGACGGAGAAACAGTGCTATTGGATTTTCAAAATGCTCAAGGAGATCAAAGTAATTTAAATTCTATGAGTACCCGTTTTGTTAGCCGAGGGGCAGATGTTATGGTGGGTATTGCTACTCCATCAGCACAAGCCTTAGCTAATAGTTCAAAAGAAATACCAATTGTTCTTGGAGCTGTTACCGATCCTGAAGGTTCTGGGTTAGTTGAAAGCAATGAAGCGCCTGGTGGAAATATCACGGGTGTTAGTGACCTTACTCCGATTAAAGAACAATTTTCTTTGATCAAAGAAATTTTACCTGATGCTCAAACAATTGGAATTTTATATTCATCTAGCGAAGATAATTCTATTGTTCAAGCCGAACAAGCAATAGATATCGCGACAGAGATGGGTCTTGAAACCCAAATTATGACAGTATCTTCTACAAATGATGTTGCTCAAGTCGGTGCAACTCTAGCTTCTCAA from the Carnobacterium inhibens subsp. inhibens DSM 13024 genome contains:
- a CDS encoding carbonic anhydrase family protein; the encoded protein is MEWNYEGDRGPDKWKNICSAFYQAETGSLQSPIALNDDPQLLSISQDLLTFNYSKTVFETSFFNHTVHLSPKTKEKTNIIEFNHKKYFLEDLHFHLPSEHEINQKSFPLEFHLVHRSVHNELLVVGVTVLPSERPINTTLAALDDKALNAGGGLSVPIDLDRLLPENKQFYHYTGSLTTPPTSGPVEWIVFRQQSFMRQGLLQAFKKNIGKTNRPLQPIKNRPIYLSIDE
- the trpX gene encoding tryptophan ABC transporter substrate-binding protein gives rise to the protein MKKMFGFIICLTALLTVAFFTTSNETTTPDNDVPMVGILQLTSHPALDLIYQGTVDALNEAGYIDGETVLLDFQNAQGDQSNLNSMSTRFVSRGADVMVGIATPSAQALANSSKEIPIVLGAVTDPEGSGLVESNEAPGGNITGVSDLTPIKEQFSLIKEILPDAQTIGILYSSSEDNSIVQAEQAIDIATEMGLETQIMTVSSTNDVAQVGATLASQVDAIWVPTDNTIASAMNTLVTAADSNTIPIFPAVDTMVEEGGLATVGLDQYELGRLTGEMVVAILNGESDPSTTPIQYLDQGDIIINEEKAKELGITIPTHLLEQMK